Proteins encoded by one window of Rhodamnia argentea isolate NSW1041297 chromosome 6, ASM2092103v1, whole genome shotgun sequence:
- the LOC115755971 gene encoding alanine--tRNA ligase isoform X1, whose amino-acid sequence MDSRPTKLDYYADMWRLRSKSTIVSFLKGDDGRSALVLDSTIFHPQGGGQPADTGFIAVGDQELKFVVEDVRLRDGIVYHYGHVENLAGNGVVEFETGNEVRLHVDEPRRKLNSRLHSAGHLLDVCMKNVGLDLEPGKGYHFPDGPFVEYKGVIPPSEISNKQKELETEANALISKGEEVAAALLPYDEALEQCGGSLPDYIPKESTPRIVKLGTNPGCPCGGTHVHNLSEIISMKVSQIRTKKGVTKVSYTVG is encoded by the exons ATGGATTCGCGCCCAACGAAGCTCGATTACTACGCCGACATGTGGAGGCTCCGCTCCAAGTCCACGATCGTCTCCTTCCTCAAG GGCGATGATGGTAGGAGTGCTTTGGTACTGGACTCTACGATCTTTCATCCCCAAGGCGGCGGACAGCCGGCGGATACCGGCTTTATCGCGGTCGGGGATCAGGAGCTGAAGTTTGTCGTGGAAGATGTCCGGCTGAGAGATGGAATT gTTTATCATTATGGTCACGTTGAGAATTTGGCTGGGAATGGTGTGGTGGAATTTGAGACAGGAAATGAGGTTCGCTTGCACGTGGACGAACCTAGGCGCAAGCTCAACTCCCG GTTACATTCCGCTGGGCATTTACTGGATGTATGTATGAAGAATGTGGGACTTGATTTGGAGCCAGGCAAGGGTTACCATTTCCCGGATGG ACCATTCGTTGAATATAAAGGCGTTATTCCACCAAGTGAAATATCTAACAAGCAGAAGGAATTGGAGACAGAAGCTAATGCATTGATATCTAAAGGAGAGGAA GTTGCTGCTGCGCTATTACCTTACGATGAAGCTTTAGAGCAATGCGGCGGTTCCCTTCCTGATTATATTCCCAAG GAAAGCACTCCTCGCATTGTGAAATTGGGAACTAATCCTGGTTGTCCATGTGGCGGTACCCATGTTCATAATCTATCAGAGATAATAAGCATGAAG GTTTCCCAAATTCGCACGAAGAAAGGTGTGACAAAAGTTTCCTATACTGTGGGGTGA